One Succinivibrio dextrinosolvens DNA window includes the following coding sequences:
- a CDS encoding IS630 family transposase — protein MSGEVVISYDEKPGIQAIGNIAPDLRPNPAVGARCVGRDYEYKRYGTLSLLAGIDLMSGEVIGLVRKSHTSADFIDFLKTVDDKYDKDLKISIILDNHSVHRCRDVMEFLASKPERFEFTFTPKHASWLNLIESFFSKCAKQCLKHLRVNSIEELKTHIESWLKETNETPVVYRWQWKLEDIQGAFADKD, from the coding sequence CTGTCTGGAGAGGTTGTTATATCTTATGATGAAAAACCAGGAATTCAAGCAATTGGCAATATAGCCCCAGATTTAAGACCCAATCCGGCAGTTGGAGCAAGATGCGTAGGTCGAGATTATGAATATAAAAGATACGGAACGCTGTCTCTTTTAGCTGGGATTGATCTTATGAGTGGTGAAGTTATAGGGTTGGTCAGAAAAAGTCATACAAGTGCAGATTTTATTGACTTCTTAAAAACAGTCGATGATAAATATGATAAGGATTTAAAGATAAGCATTATCTTGGATAATCATTCTGTACATAGGTGTAGAGATGTAATGGAATTTCTTGCATCAAAGCCAGAAAGATTTGAATTTACTTTTACTCCTAAGCATGCATCATGGTTAAATCTGATTGAGAGTTTCTTTAGTAAATGTGCCAAACAATGTCTAAAACATCTAAGGGTAAATTCTATAGAAGAGTTGAAGACTCATATAGAATCATGGCTAAAGGAAACTAATGAAACCCCTGTAGTGTATAGATGGCAATGGAAGTTAGAAGATATACAGGGGGCTTTCGCAGATAAAGATTAG
- a CDS encoding helix-turn-helix domain-containing protein — translation MARPKKFLKTLSEEELKKIKELSNSRTEEVRKVQRAKIILLASQGNSNETISKEVGVSIPTICKVLKKWTVFDLDAALSDLARSGRPPVIDVAARTWIIQLACHLPQDYKDGPHSQLWTITSLCNYIHKHCMNEGHECLANVQESTVWEILNSNDIKPHKIKYYLERKDPDFKEKQRRSYCCIRELPGFCR, via the coding sequence ATGGCACGACCTAAAAAGTTTCTCAAAACATTATCTGAGGAAGAGTTAAAAAAAATCAAAGAGCTCTCAAACTCCAGAACAGAAGAAGTAAGAAAAGTTCAAAGAGCAAAAATTATACTTCTTGCTTCTCAAGGTAATTCTAATGAAACTATATCCAAAGAGGTTGGTGTTTCAATACCGACAATATGTAAGGTCTTAAAGAAATGGACTGTATTTGATCTTGATGCAGCTCTCTCTGATTTAGCTCGTTCTGGAAGACCTCCGGTAATTGATGTTGCTGCAAGGACATGGATCATCCAGCTTGCATGCCATTTACCCCAGGATTATAAAGATGGTCCACATTCTCAGTTATGGACAATAACAAGTTTGTGCAATTATATACATAAGCATTGCATGAATGAAGGTCACGAATGTCTTGCTAATGTACAGGAGTCAACTGTTTGGGAGATCCTAAATAGCAACGATATAAAGCCACATAAGATCAAATATTATCTTGAGAGAAAAGATCCTGATTTTAAAGAAAAGCAAAGAAGGTCTTATTGTTGTATAAGAGAGTTGCCTGGATTTTGCAGATGA